One window of the Sciurus carolinensis chromosome 8, mSciCar1.2, whole genome shotgun sequence genome contains the following:
- the LOC124991038 gene encoding RIMS-binding protein 3B-like produces the protein MTKDSPTPLGGGRTSPKKPGSPGPAAAVQEEQRRELEKLRAELEAERARGLAERRRFAAQTRQLREAAERERQQLADHLRSKWEAQRFRELRQLQEEVQREREAEIRQLLRWKEAELRQLQQLLHRERDGVVRQARELQRQLAQELVNRGYCGRAGAPEVSAAQCRCRLQDVLAQLRWDTDSEQAARIRHLQAALDMERQLFLKYILEHFRWQPALSGPPDSQAENPSEERLPETASSAHLTPKPDCRLASLDGLSARVRVRSRSLDLVPAVCSSSAADLLPTRASSLDSLATERSCSLDSTPSFPKASESEAQVSSTDASIRGSPSPPSPSLLPSLPLSVHRNPSDPGEGEVSRKEPCDALTPSPLSLDYHKLVKQNSELAETLRVLARRCSGLHEENLQLRRTRFSVEADEKVKRLKVKHAELTGLARRLEDRARKLQETNLRAMSAPVPGESRAGLELCQAFARQRAQDLSEQASALLAKDKQIEELQRECHLLQARVATDLSSASDPGGGAPCTQWLNISDLDRLQRESQREVLRLQKQLTLQQGKSDTRAEAGSQSVPCEDARHQVQALERELGARRRECEELGAQAAAAQRRGEEAAAQLQTALRKGAWLAEENARLQAQADWVRKVAAENSDVRGQLGRACQERDAAGLLAEQLLQQAARGQDRQQQLQHDLQKALSDLQDARKEMQALQCQPGHPPERETNQTPESQGRGSRRAKFKPGPEDHALSEQFPVCLSQQESPVLGEPSSVPQVSERVPASQPLDSRPQTKKTSSQSNSSSSSEVESMWATVPSCLTLDMDTVSEVDDLEPDSVSPSLEVRSSEAAATPKLKIFLARYSYNPLEGPNEQPEGELPLTAGDYVYIFGDMDDDGFYEGELEDGRRGLVPSNLVEQIPESDILGCLSPKDPDLAPTILPAGQSKASEENSSLPGEVQESVDKVPCQKGSVASKTEMAVEILESNTKACWLGSPQSVGEQDFSKPLLGAKGVLCVAPMQLHLQSVTATSADITWVCSSSRHPHVVYLNDQEHALTPSGVSYYTFQGLHPSTRYQVRVEVRLPWDLLQEHWETMSSTIIFNTPLAGPPDPPLDVLVEHHTLPGFLVVSWLPVTIDSAGSSNGVQVTGYAVYADGLKVAEVTDATAGSTLLEFSQMQVPLTCQKVSVRTMSFYGESMDSVPAQIPEDYFTCNTLPETPSFSYTCGDPSTYRVTFPVCHQKLLLASLNTKAGPHTPGSCGEPQTKSLEAFPEEPPKRQSPVSNLSSEGTGNKAQPREVWKKYRKDLPFQKSPQNHHRSLLPSDRSRLKENHHGHINASRSPAPGFSHLSPECGPRKELSQEKAALEKALRQKQDAQVFISPQQRTCQQYATDFHDILEEAEVACLDPWCTKNQEQKKKCRPHNRRGQALGGKRECQLLEPSSVLCPTPSNKVIKMSRGGPPQLGTEANTPTRVFVALFDYNPLTMSANPEAAEKELAFQKGQLLRVWGCQDPHGFYHGECNGQVGNIPGHLVVEVEVGTEWTDKGWHLPAQGHLPSVGHLADFERLTRPQGRFLMPKGNSKRPTLWTPKTMMAALDYDPRDRRAGCRGKGKLALRAGDTVTVYGPVDDKGFYYGESGGHRGLVPAHLLDDLSIHGE, from the coding sequence ATGACCAAAGACTCGCCCACCCCCTTGGGTGGCGGCCGCACGTCGCCCAAGAAGCCAGGTAGCCCCGGCCCGGCGGCTGCAGTGCAGGAGGAGCAGAGACGAGAGCTGGAGAAGTTGCGGGCTGAGCTGGAGGCGGAGCGCGCGCGGGGGTTAGCGGAACGGCGGCGCTTCGCGGCCCAGACACGGCAGCTGCGGGAGGCAGCAGAGAGGGAGCGGCAGCAGCTGGCTGACCATCTGCGCTCCAAGTGGGAGGCACAGCGCTTCCGGGAGCTGCGGCAGCTGCAGGAGGAGGTGCAGCGGGAGCGCGAGGCCGAGATCCGGCAGCTGCTGCGCTGGAAGGAGGCCGAGTTGcggcagctgcagcagctgctgcaCCGCGAGCGCGATGGCGTGGTGCGCCAGGCCCGGGAGCTGCAACGCCAGCTGGCCCAGGAGTTGGTGAATCGTGGCTACTGCGGCCGCGCGGGGGCGCCCGAGGTCTCCGCCGCGCAATGCCGCTGTCGTCTGCAGGACGTCCTGGCACAGCTGCGCTGGGACACCGACAGCGAGCAGGCAGCGCGCATCCGCCACCTGCAGGCGGCGCTGGACATGGAGCGCCAGCTCTTCCTCAAGTACATCCTGGAACACTTCCGCTGGCAGCCGGCTTTGTCTGGACCCCCGGACTCCCAGGCAGAGAATCCCTCCGAAGAGCGGCTCCCTGAAACCGCAAGCAGTGCTCATCTCACTCCAAAGCCCGACTGTCGACTCGCATCCCTGGACGGTCTGAGTGCCCGCGTCCGCGTTCGCTCCCGTTCCCTCGATTTGGTGCCGGCGGTGTGCTCAAGTTCCGCAGCTGACCTGCTCCCCACGCGCGCCAGCTCTCTCGATTCCTTAGCAACAGAGCGTTCTTGCTCACTGGACAGCACACCGAGTTTCCCCAAGGCTTCTGAATCTGAGGCGCAAGTCTCCTCGACAGACGCCTCCATACGGGGCTCCCCAAGTCCCCCGTCACCGTCATTGCTACCGTCCCTGCCACTATCCGTACATAGGAACCCTAGCGATCCCGGGGAAGGAGAAGTCTCCCGGAAGGAGCCCTGTGATGCTCTGACGCCCTCACCACTGAGCTTGGACTACCACAAGTTGGTGAAGCAGAACTCGGAACTTGCTGAAACGTTGAGGGTGCTAGCGCGCCGCTGCTCTGGACTGCATGAAGAGAACTTGCAGTTGAGGCGCACTCGCTTCTCGGTCGAGGCGGACGAAAAGGTGAAGCGGCTCAAAGTGAAGCACGCGGAGCTGACCGGACTCGCGAGGCGCCTGGAGGACCGGGCTCGCAAGCTGCAGGAGACCAACCTGAGAGCAATGAGCGCGCCTGTGCCTGGTGAAAGCCGCGCTGGCCTGGAGCTGTGCCAGGCCTTTGCCCGCCAGCGTGCTCAGGATCTGTCAGAGCAAGCTAGCGCACTGCTGGCCAAGGACAAGCAGATCGAAGAGCTGCAGCGCGAATGCCACCTGCTGCAGGCACGCGTCGCCACCGACCTCAGCAGTGCCTCTGATCCTGGAGGAGGCGCCCCCTGCACGCAGTGGCTCAATATCAGTGACTTGGACAGGCTGCAGCGGGAGTCCCAGCGGGAAGTGCTACGCCTGCAGAAGCAGTTGACGCTGCAACAGGGCAAGAGCGACACCCGGGCGGAGGCGGGCAGCCAGAGCGTACCCTGCGAAGATGCGCGACACCAGGTGCAGGCACTGGAGCGGGAGCTGGGCGCGCGGCGTAGAGAATGTGAGGAACTGGGTGCGCAAGCGGCGGCAGCACAGCGGCGTGGCGAGGAGGCAGCAGCACAGCTGCAGACAGCACTGCGCAAGGGCGCCTGGCTGGCGGAGGAGAACGCGCGGCTGCAGGCCCAGGCTGACTGGGTAAGGAAGGTGGCTGCGGAGAACAGCGACGTGCGCGGGCAACTGGGGCGCGCGTGCCAGGAGCGCGACGCCGCCGGCCTGCTGGCAGAGCAGCTGCTGCAACAGGCGGCACGCGGGCAAGAcaggcagcagcagctgcagcacgACCTACAGAAGGCCCTGAGTGACCTGCAGGATGCCCGGAAGGAGATGCAGGCGCTGCAGTGTCAGCCTGGCCACCCTCCCGAGCGGGAGACTAACCAAACCCCAGAATCCCAGGGTAGGGGTAGTAGAAGGGCAAAGTTCAAGCCAGGTCCTGAAGATCATGCTCTGTCAGAACAGTTTCCTGTTTGTCTCTCACAGCAGGAGAGCCCAGTTCTTGGGGAACCATCCAGTGTCCCCCAAGTGTCAGAGAGAGTCCCTGCCAGCCAGCCTCTAGACTCCAGGCCCCAGACCAAGAAAACCAGCTCCCAGtcaaactcctcctcctcctcagaggtGGAATCCATGTGGGCCACAGTGCCATCTTGCCTTACTCTGGACATGGACACAGTCAGTGAGGTGGATGATCTGGAACCAGACAGTGTGTCTCCTTCCCTGGAAGTGAGGTCCTCTGAGGCTGCTGCCACTCCCAAGCTCAAGATCTTCTTGGCTAGGTATAGCTACAACCCCTTAGAAGGGCCCAATGAGCAACCTGAGGGTGAGCTGCCCCTCACAGCTGGTGACTATGTATATATCTTTGGGGACATGGATGATGATGGCTTCTATGAAGGGGAGCTTGAGGATGGCCGGCGGGGACTAGTGCCCTCGAACTTGGTGGAACAGATTCCAGAAAGCGACATCTTAGGCTGCCTGTCTCCCAAGGACCCTGACCTTGCCCCCACTATACTGCCAGCCGGGCAGAGCAAAGCCTCAGAGGAAAATAGCTCCTTACCTGGGGAAGTGCAGGAATCAGTGGATAAAGTGCCATGCCAGAAGGGAAGTGTGGCCTCCAAGACCGAAATGGCAGTAGAGATCTTGGAGTCTAATACAAAAGCCTGTTGGCTAGGCTCACCACAGAGTGTGGGGGAGCAGGACTTCTCCAAACCCCTTCTTGGGGCCAAAGGAGTGCTGTGTGTGGCTCCAATGCAACTACACCTTCAGAGTGTCACAGCCACATCAGCTGATATTACCTGGGTCTGCAGCAGTAGCAGACACCCCCATGTGGTGTACCTCAATGACCAGGAGCATGCCCTGACTCCTTCAGGTGTGAGTTACTACACTTTCCAAGGCCTACATCCTAGCACACGATACCAGGTGCGGGTGGAGGTGCGTCTGCCTTGGGACTTGCTGCAGGAGCACTGGGAAACAATGTCTTCTACCATCATCTTCAACACACCTTTAGCAGGGCCCCCTGACCCTCCACTAGATGTCCTGGTGGAGCATCACACCTTGCCAGGCTTCCTGGTGGTCAGTTGGCTTCCTGTGACCATTGACTCAGCTGGGTCCTCTAATGGGGTGCAGGTTACTGGTTATGCCGTATATGCAGATGGGCTCAAGGTTGCAGAGGTCACTGATGCCACTGCTGGGAGCACCCTGTTGGAATTTTCCCAGATGCAGGTGCCCCTAACATGCCAAAAGGTCTCAGTGAGAACCATGTCCTTCTATGGTGAGTCCATGGATTCAGTGCCAGCTCAAATCCCTGAGGACTACTTCACCTGCAACACATTACCAGAGACTCCGTCCTTTAGCTACACCTGTGGTGACCCATCCACCTACAGAGTCACCTTCCCTGTCTGCCATCAGAAGCTACTACTTGCTTCTCTGAATACCAAGGCTGGCCCCCACACTCCTGGAAGTTGTGGGGAGCCTCAGACCAAGTCTTTAGAAGCATTTCCTGAAGAACCCCCAAAGAGACAGTCCCCAGTGTCCAACCTAAGCTCAGAAGGGACTGGCAACAAAGCCCAGCCCAGAGAGGTCtggaagaaatacagaaaggaCCTGCCCTTTCAGAAGAGTCCCCAGAACCACCATAGATCACTTCTGCCCAGTGACCGGTCTAGGTTGAAAGAAAACCACCATGGGCACATAAATGCCAGCAGAAGTCCTGCTCCAGGATTCAGCCATCTATCACCTGAGTGTGGACCTAGGAAAGAGCTAAGTCAGGAGAAGGCTGCCCTTGAGAAGGCCCTTAGGCAAAAACAGGATGCCCAAGTGTTCATATCTCCCCAACAAAGAACCTGCCAGCAATATGCAACTGATTTCCATGACATTTTGGAGGAGGCAGAGGTAGCATGCTTGGATCCTTGGTGCACAAAAAATCAAGAGCAGAAAAAGAAGTGCAGGCCCCACAATAGGCGAGGTCAGGCTCTGGGGGGTAAGAGAGAGTGCCAGCTCCTTGAGCCCAGTTCAGTGCTGTGTCCAACTCCATCCAACAAAGTCATTAAGATGTCCAGGGGTGGTCCTCCACAACTGGGGACAGAAGCCAACACTCCCACCAGGGTCTTTGTGGCCCTATTTGATTATAACCCTCTGACAATGTCTGCCAACCCTGAGGCTGCAGAGAAGGAACTGGCCTTCCAGAAAGGGCAGTTGCTAAGAGTATGGGGCTGTCAGGACCCCCACGGCTTCTACCATGGTGAGTGCAATGGACAAGTGGGCAACATCCCTGGGCACCTGGTGGTTGAGGTGGAGGTGGGCACAGAGTGGACTGACAAGGGGTGGCATTTGCCAGCACAGGGGCACCTGCCCTCTGTGGGACACCTTGCAGACTTTGAGAGGCTCACTAGGCCCCAGGGTAGGTTCCTCATGCCCAAAGGGAACTCCAAGAGACCCACACTGTGGACTCCAAAGACCATGATGGCGGCCCTGGACTATGATCCTAGGGACAGGAGAGCAGGATGCCGGGGAAAGGGCAAGCTGGCACTGAGGGCTGGTGACACGGTCACAGTGTATGGGCCTGTGGATGATAAAGGATTCTATTATGGTGAGTCAGGTGGCCACAGGGGCCTAGTCCCAGCCCACCTGTTGGATGACTTGTCTATTCATGGAGAGTAA